From one Oxyura jamaicensis isolate SHBP4307 breed ruddy duck chromosome 15, BPBGC_Ojam_1.0, whole genome shotgun sequence genomic stretch:
- the SLC35E4 gene encoding solute carrier family 35 member E4: MCPRCPGGDEAAMTAASGTLQPRRPDPGWQLSGPPLPLALTVLAWLGTGTALAGLNKWIFAAHGFRYPLLLSSLHMLAAVALGYPLGWARGPPPSVRPRARIYLLSLTFCGSVALGNLGLSLVPLDAAQAVHATAPLATLLLSALLRGRRHHPLQYAAMGPVCAGAACSIAGGVHFHQPGGCVLLAATVLRALKSLQQSLLLQEDRLDAVSLLCLTALPSFWLLFGAAMALEVAPAWEGVLRYDGSLWGCILLSCLGSVLYNLASFCVLSLTSALTIHLLGNLTVVGNLLLSRLLFGSHLSGLSYLGIGLTLAGMFMYHQPQLVARRWAAWPGRGPPRRE; encoded by the exons ATGTGCCCGCGGTGCCCCGGCGGCGATGAAGCAGCGATGACGGCCGCCAGCGGGACCCTCCAGCCCCGCAGACCTGACCCGGGGTGGCAGCTGTCGGGGCCGCCCCTGCCGCTGGCCCTCACCGTGCTGGCCTGGCTGGGCACCGGCACTGCCCTGGCTGGCCTCAACAAATGGATTTTCGCTGCCCACGGCTTCCGCTACCCGCTGCTGCTGTCGTCCCTGCACATGCTGGCGGCGGTGGCACTGGGGTACCCGCTGGGGTGGGCGCGGGGCCCACCGCCATCCGTCCGTCCTCGTGCCAGGATCTACCTGCTGAGCCTCACCTTCTGCGGCAGCgtggccctgggcaacctggggCTGAGCCTGGTGCCGCTGGACGCGGCGCAGGCCGTGCACGCCACCGCCCCGCTTGccaccctgctgctgtcagcGCTGCTGCGGGGCCGCCGGCACCACCCGCTACAGTACGCGGCCATGGGGCCCGTCTGCGCCGGGGCCGCCTGCAGCATCGCCGGTGGCGTCCACTTCCACCAGCCCGGCGGCTGCGTCCTCCTCGCCGCCACCGTCCTGCGCGCCCTCAAGTCGCTGCAGCAGA gcctgctgctgcaggaggaccGGCTGGACGCtgtctccctgctctgcctcaccGCCCTGCCCAGCTTCTGGCTCCTGTTTGGGGCGGCCATGGCGCTGGAGGTGGCCCCGGCCTGGGAGGGCGTCCTGCGCTACGACGGCTCCCTCTGGGGCTGCATCCTGCTCAGCTGCCTCGGCTCCGTCCTCTACAACCTGGCCAGCTTCTGCGTCCTCTCCCTCACCTCCGCCCTCACCATCCACCTCCTGGGCAACCTCACCGTGGTGGGCAACCTCCTGCTCTCCCGCCTGCTCTTCGGCAGCCACCTGAGCGGGCTCAGCTACCTGGGCATCGGGCTGACGCTGGCCGGGATGTTCATGTACCACCAGCCGCAGCTCGTCGCGAGGCGCTGGGCAGCGTGGCCGGGCCGCGGCCCCCCCAGGCGCGAGtag
- the TCN2 gene encoding transcobalamin-2, with amino-acid sequence MWLLLVLLPAAALPARGCRAPGEAAVRVLSARLLGLAVEPGLDADPGVYVGLRLAGEHDLRAEQRYLERLRDTFQGRYGRSLDSASHSSHGHRHRDAEHSTDTRAAAQWPETGRLALYLLGLRATCPPPDPGPQRFLVTWLKYYLEKDWKGSRRHGHPLTSYYQYSLGVLALCIHHKRVREEVIQRLLVAEQHRRFRHAGSSTVDTEAVAALAFACLEREQLVRSRLAAELRAAVRGIRARFVAAQSEDGFIGNVFSTPLAMQVFIATDKCRTQPAYGRAMAALLQRLDAFTSAAAMAQALPVLHGRSYLDIASMQCKEEPDTLTPLALEPLSVGPGNMMVRLVVECPVPPCPQHLLYDLPVPVPTGASLLDLLRVAPAQGPQNFTFETQDTSQGPFLTSVLGLAAQPQERHYWQLLGGLGSSLQMGVADYRPEDGETVILRLSKW; translated from the exons aTGTGGCTGCTCCTCGTCCTGCTGCCGGCGGCCGCGCTGCCCGCCCGGGGCTGCC GGGCGCCGGGCGAGGCGGCGGTGAGGGTGCTGAGTGcgaggctgctggggctggcagtggAGCCGGGGCTGGATGCTGACCCCGGAGTCTACGTGGGCCTGCGCCTCGCCGGTGAGCATGACCTGCGTGCTGAGCAACGCTACCTGGAGCGGCTGCGGGACACCTTCCAGGGACGCTACGGCCG GAGCCTGGACTCAGCCAGCCACTCGTCCCACGGCCATCGCCACCGGGATGCCGAGCACAGCAC GGACACCAGGGCGGCAGCGCAGTGGCCGGAGACGGGGCGGCTGGCGCTGTacctgctggggctgcgggcCACCTGCCCCCCACCGGACCCCGGTCCCCAGCGCTTCCTGGTGACATGGCTCAAGTACTACCTGGAGAAGGACTGGAAAG GATCCCGGCGGCACGGCCACCCCCTCACCAGTTACTACCAGTACAGCCTTGGCGTGCTGGCGCTGTGCATCCACCACAAGCGGGTGCGTGAGGAGGTGATCCAGCGGCTGCTGGTGGCCGAGCAGCACAGGCGGTTCCGGCACGCAGGCAGCAGTACTGTGG ACACAGAGGCGGTGGCGGCGCTGGCCTTCGCCTGCCTGGAGCGGGAGCAGCTCGTCAggtccaggctggcagcagagctgcggGCAGCCGTGCGTGGCATCAGAGCAAGGTTCGTGGCGGCGCAGAGCGAGGACGGCTTCATCGGCAATGTCTTCAGCACCCCCTTGGCCATGCAG gtCTTCATCGCCACCGACAAGTGCAGGACGCAGCCGGCGTACGGCCGGGCCATGGCCGCGCTGCTGCAGCGCCTGGACGCCTTCACCAGCGCTGCAGCCATGGCTCAGGCACTGCCTGTGTTACACGGCCGCAGCTACCTGGACATCGCCTCCATGCAGTGCAAGGAGGAGCCGG ACACGCTGACGCCCCTCGCCCTCGAGCCGCTGTCCGTGGGGCCGGGGAACATGATGGTGCGGCTGGTGGTGGAGTGCCCGGTGCCACCGTGCCCCCAGCACCTGCTCTATGACCTCCCGGTGCCCGTGCCCACCGGCGCCTCCCTCCTGGACCTGCTCAGGGTGGCCCCAGCGCAGGGACCCCAAAATTTCAC GTTTGAGACCCAGGACACCTCCCAGGGCCCCTTCCTGACCTCGGTGCTGGGCCTGGCAGCGCAGCCGCAGGAGCGGCACtactggcagctgctgggcgGCCTCggcagcagcctgcagatgG GTGTTGCTGACTACAGACCGGAGGACGGGGAGACCGTCATCCTGCGCCTGAGCAAGTGGTAG
- the PES1 gene encoding pescadillo homolog, whose product MGGLEKRKYERGSATNYITRNKARKKLQLSLPDFRRLCILKGIYPHEPRHKKKVNKGSTAPRTFYLLKDIKFLLHEPIVNKFREYKVFVRKLRKAYGKSEWGTVERLKDNKPSYKLDHIVKERYPTFVDALRDLDDALSMCFLFSTFPRTGKCHVQTIQLCRRLAVEFLNYVIASRSLRKVFLSIKGIYYQAEVLGQPVTWITPYAFAHDHPTDVDYRVMATFTEFYTTLLGFVNFRLYHSLNLHYPPKIDGQAEVDLKPAEGKEYAMDSESYLEKLSALSASLVRVVAPTQEDEVEMDEFPVEGETAEQMDARKKEQEALEKHKKLFEGLRFFLNREVPREPLAFIIRCFGGQVSWDKSLCIGATYDVSDPSITHQIVDRPRVEQQVVGRYYLQPQWVFDSVNAKLCLPVADYFPGVLLPPHLSPFVTEQEGDYIPPEKLKLLAMQRGEDPGEESEEDEEEEEDDDDDKEEEEEEEEESEKEEEMKLKKMEEQKTQSNKALPVKVTAGKVRLEDKQRLEQEQQNEEKRLAIMMMKKREKYLYKKIMFGKKRKVREANKLAAKRKAHDSAIKEEKKKSKKARRA is encoded by the exons ATGGgggggctggagaagagaaag TACGAGCGGGGCTCGGCCACCAACTACATCACCCGCAACAAGGCGCGGAagaagctgcagctcagcctgccCGACTTCAG gcgCCTCTGCATCCTGAAGGGGATCTACCCCCACGAGCCCAGGCACAAGAAGAAGGTGAACAAAGGCTCCACGGCCCCCAGGACCTTCTATCTCCTCAAGGACATCAAGTTCCTGCTCCACGAGCCCATCGTTAACAAGTTCCGGGAGTACAAG GTCTTCGTCCGCAAGCTGCGGAAGGCGTACGGGAAGAGCGAGTGGGGCACAGTAGAGCGGCTGAAGGACAACAAGCCCAGCTACAAGCTTGACCACATCGTGAAGGAGCG GTACCCAACCTTTGTAGACGCGCTGCGGGACCTGGACGATGCCCTCTCCATGTGCTTCCTCTTCTCCACTTTCCCACGGACGGGCAAGTGCCACGTTCAGACCATCCAGCTCTGCCGGCGCCTGGCCGTCGAGTTCCTCAACTACGTCATCGCGTCCCGCTCCCTGCGCAAG GTCTTTCTCTCCATCAAGGGCATCTACTACcaggcagaggtgctggggcagcCCGTCACCTGGATCACCCCTTACGCCTTCGCCCATGAT CACCCCACAGATGTGGATTACCGCGTGATGGCCACCTTCACTGAGTTCTACACCACCTTGCTGGGCTTCGTCAATTTCCGCCTCTACCACTCGCTCAACCTGCACTATCCACCCAAG ATCGATGGCCAGGCTGAGGTTGATTTAAAGCCTGCGGAGGGCAAGGAGTACGCCATGGATTCAGAGAGCTACCTGGAG aaactGTCAGCTCTGAGTGCCAGCCTGGTGCGTGTGGTGGCACCGACCCAGGAGGATGAGGTGGAGATGGATGAGTTTCCTGTGGAGGGG GAGACCGCTGAGCAGATGGACGCGAGGAAGAAGGAGCAAGAGGCCCTGGAGAAACACAAGAAGCTGTTTGAAGGGCTGCGCTTCTTCCTCAACAGAGAGGTTCCTCGAGAGCCACTGGCCTTCATCATCCG GTGCTTTGGTGGCCAAGTGTCCTGGGACAAGTCCCTGTGCATCGGTGCCACCTACGACGTGAGCGACCCCTCCATCACCCACCAGATCGTTGACCGGCCCCGGGTGGAGCAGCAGGTTGTGGGCAG GTATTACCTGCAGCCTCAGTGGGTTTTTGACTCGGTCAATGCTAAGCTGTGCCTCCCTGTGGCTGATTATTTCCCTGGTGTGTTGCTGCCCCCACACCTCTCGCCCTTCGTGACGGAGCAGGAGGGAGACTACATTCCTCCTGAGAAGCTGAAACTGCTGGCCATGCAGCGGGGCGAGGACCCAG GTGAAGAGagtgaggaggatgaggaggaagaggaggatgatgACGACGataaagaagaggaggaagaagaggaagaggagtctgaaaaggaagaggagatgaAATTGAAGAAGATGGAAGAGCAGAAGACTCAGAGCAACAAG GCGCTTCCTGTGAAGGTGACCGCTGGCAAGGTGCGGCTGGAGGACAAGCAGCGCCTGGAGCAGGAACAGCAAAACGAGGAGAAGCGCCTGGCCATCATGATGatgaagaagagggagaaataCCTCTACAAGAAGATCATGTTTGGCAAGAAACGCAAAGTCCGAGAG GCAAACAAACTTGCTGCAAAGAGGAAAGCCCACGACAGTGccatcaaagaagaaaagaagaaaagcaagaaggcGCGGCGAGCGTGA